TTTAGCTTCAATCTCTTCCGCCACTTCGGAGTTCTCACTCAGAAACTGCGCCGCATTCGCTTTACCTTGACCTATTTTATTACCACCATAGGCATACCAAGCACCCGATTTATCGATTAGACCTTGCTTAACACCCAGATCAATCACTTCACCCATCCGGTAAATGCCCGCACCGTACATGATTTGAAACTCAGTTTGTTTGAATGGCGGGGAAATCTTATTTTTCACCACTTTAACACGGGTTTCGTTACCGATAACTTCGTCACCTTGTTTCACCGAACCAATGCGGCGAATATCAAGGCGAACTGAAGAATAAAACTTAAGTGCGTTACCACCTGTTGTAGTTTCAGGGGAACCAAACATAACGCCAATCTTCATACGAATTTGGTTGATAAACACCACTAAGCAATTTGCGTTCTTGATAGAACCAGTTAACTTACGCATCGCTTGTGATAACAAGCGCGCTTGAACACCAACAGATGAACTGCCCATTTCGCCTTCGATTTCAGACTTAGGCACTAAAGCCGCAACGGAGTCGACAATGACCACATCAACACTGTTTGAACGCACCAACATGTCCACGATTTCTAATGCTTGCTCACCTGTATCAGGCTGAGAAATCAATAACTCTTCAAGATTAACGCCCAACTTCTCTGCATAAGAAGGGTCCAATGCATGTTCAGCATCAATAAAAGCACAGGTTTTACCTTGCTTTTGCGCCTCAGCAATAACACTAAGAGTCAAGGTGGTTTTACCTGAAGATTCGGGCCCGTAGATCTCACAAATTCGTCCGTAAGGCAGACCACCTGCACCCAACGCGATATCAAGTCCCAAAGAACCAGTGGAAACCGTCTCAATATCCAGTTTTGTGCCTTCTCCCATCTTCATGATGGCACCTTTACCAAACTGACGCTCAATCTGAGACAGCGCAGCGTCTAGCGCTTTTTTCTTGTTATCCGCAATAGATGACATAGTGGAATCCTTAAAACTTAGTGTTCAACTTCAATGTTGCTAACTCTAGCGCTTTTTTTCGTTAACCTCAAGAAAATACTGTATAAAAAAACAGTGATTTTATTTACTCTTTGTTAGACAAGTTTTCACCCCCTGCAAAGCCTCTAAAACCGTAGCTTCACGAATAGCTTTGCGATCTCCATGAAACTGGAATCGCTTTACTTGCACCTCTCTATCCGCTAGTTGCCATCCTATATAGACACATCCCACTGGCTTTTCAGGCGTGCCGCCATTAGGTCCGGCAACTCCACTCACCGCAACCGCGACATCACCACCCAATAACAGTGCACCTGCACACATTTGTTTAACCGTTTGCTCTGACACGGCACCATATTGCGCTAAGGTTTCAGCATTAACCGATAAGCCCTGTTGCTTGGCTTCATTGGCGTAACTGATCACACCACCATAAAACCAAACAGAGCTACCAGAAATTTCAGTGCAGGTTGCCCCAATTAACCCACCTGTGCAGGATTCTGCTGTCACTAACTGCCAATTTTTCTCACTTAATAGCTCGCCAACTTGTTGAGCCAATTGCAACATTTCTTGCTCATGTTTCATTGCCTATCCCTTAAAACTGATCCGAATATCCCGTAGAATAACCTTCAATTTTTTTGATCACAATTGAGCAGTTTTACATGAGCAAGTCCGCAGCCGACAGTCATACTCCTATGATGCGCCAATACTTTGGCCTCAAGTCACAACATCCAAATCAGCTGTTGTTTTACCGCATGGGAGATTTTTACGAACTTTTCTATGATGACGCCAAACGTGCTGCACAGTTATTAGACATCACCCTCACTGCTCGCGGACACTCTGGCGGTCAACCCATTCCTATGGCAGGCATTCCCTTCCATGCTGCGGAGAACTACATTGCCCGCTTAGTACGCATGGGAGAATCTGTAGTAGTAGCAGAACAAACGGGTGATCCTGCCACTAGCAAGGGTCCAGTCGAACGACAGATTGCGCGTATCGTCACGCCTGGCACCATTAGTGATGAAGCTTTTCTTGAAGAGAAAAGAGAAAACTTGTTACTGTCGATTGCCCATCAATCTCGTAAAGGATTAGACATTTTTGGCTTTTCCTATTTAGACATGGCCAGTGGCCGTTTTTGTTTGTTTGAAGTAGACGGCTACGAAACATTAAGTAATGAATTGCAACGTTTGTCACCGCGAGAAATTCTAATTTCGGAAGACTTCCCTGCGCGCCATGCACTGCAAATGGAAAAAGGTGTTGCCGAACTTGGCCCCTGGCACTTTGATTACGAATCCAGTTATCGCCAACTGATTCAACAATTTAATACCAAAGATCTGTCCGGTTTTGGTTGTGAAGCCTTAACATCGGCCATTGCCTCAGCTGGCGCTCTTTTACAATACGCTAAAGACACCCAAAGATCTGCTTTACCGCACATTCAAGCCATTATGGTGGAGCACAAAGACGACTCGGTTTTGATCGACGCAGCAACTCGTCGCAATTTAGAGATTGATGTCAACTTAACCGGCGGCAGCAACAACACCTTAATACAAGTATTAGATCAATGTGCTACCCCAATGGGCAGTCGTTTATTAAAACGATGGTTACATACACCTGTGCGTGACATTGATGAAATTCAAGCTCGACAAGCAGCCATAGCAGAACTCAACACCAATTATCTTTATCAAACACTTCAACCTTCTCTCAAACAAGTCGGTGATTTAGAGCGTATTTTATCACGAGTTGCTTTACGCTCTGCTCGCCCAAGAGATTTATTACGCCTAAGATTTGCGCTAGAAGCCATCCCACAGCTACGCCAAGAAATGCAAGGCATTATTTGTTCACGTCTTGAGCAATTAAACAAACGTATCAATGAACAACCTGAACTAACTGCCACCCTCAGTAAAGCCTTAGTTGAAAATCCACCATCTGTTGTTAGAGACGGTGGTATTTTTGCTAAAGGATACGACGCCGAGCTAGACGAATTACTGTCTCTATCTACCAATGCTACCGACTTCTTAGCAGAAATGGAGCGCAGTGAAAAAGAACGTACTGGTATCAGCTCACTCAAGGTCGGATTCAATAGAGTTCATGGTTATTACATTGAAATCAGTCGCCTACACTCTGAACAAGCACCAGTCGAGTACATTCGTCGTCAAACACTGAAAAACGCAGAACGCTTTATCACACCGGAACTAAAAAGTTTTGAAGACAAAGCCCTTAGCGCCAAGTCAAAAGCATTAGCTCGCGAAAAAGAGCTTTACGAAGACTTACTCGATCAGCTCAACGCCAAACTCGGTGAATTACAAACCAGCAGTCAGGCTATTGCTCAACTGGATGTATTAAATAACTTTGCAGAACGCGCTGATCAACTTAACCTAACTCAACCAGAACTTCACCAAGGCCGAGGAATTGATATCAAAGCAGGTCGACATCCTGTCGTTGAATCCGTCATTTCAGAACCTTTTGTACCCAATGACTTGAGTCTTAATGACGAGCGCTCACTGTTAATGATCACAGGTCCAAACATGGGTGGTAAATCCACCTACATGCGTCAAATTGCTTTGATTAGTCTATTAGCTCACACTGGATGTTTTGTACCAGCAGAGTCCGCTAAAATCGCAATCCTTGATCGTATTTTTACGCGAATGGGATCATCTGATGATCTGGCAGGTGGACGCTCTACCTTCATGGTGGAAATGACAGAAACCGCTAATATTCTCAACAATGCAACCGAGAAAAGCTTGGTACTTATGGATGAGGTAGGACGCGGAACCAGTACATTTGACGGCTTATCTCTCGCATGGGCAGCGGTAGAACATTTGGCACAAGAGTTAAAATGCTATGTGTTGTTTGCTACTCACTATTTTGAGCTGACAGGCTTAGCGGAACAGTTAACCAATGCCGCTAACGTTCATCTCACCGCCACAGAATACGAAGATGAAATCGTCTTTCTCCACAAAGTGCATGATGGCCCAGCCAGCCAATCTTATGGTCTACAAGTTGCCCAACTGGCCGGTGTTCCAAAGAGTGTTATTCAAGAGGCGAAAATCAAATTAGCGGAACTTGAGGCAGTAACTGGCATTGAAGCCGACTCTAGCTCGACAAAAACTCAACCAATACCCACAAAAGCTTCCACTGTTTATTCACCGCAGCAGCCTGATTTGTTCGCACATGCGGAGCAAAATGAGTTAAAAGAAGCACTTGCTAAATTGGATTTAGACAATATGACGCCGATTGAAGCCTTGAATCGACTTTATAAACTAAAATCAGAGCTATAAAAGCGGCATAAGCTAATGACAGATAAATTTAGAGAATATTTACCTCAAACTTGCCGCAAGATAGTCTATACCACTAAAATAGTGCGCAATTATTACCAAGAAGATTGTAAGGAGAAATCGAATGGCTTTCATCGTTACTGATAACTGCATTCGCTGTAAATACACAGATTGCGTAGAAGTATGCCCAGTAGATTGCTTCTATGAAGGACCAAATTTTTTAGCCATCAACCCTGATGAATGTATCGACTGTGCTCTTTGTGAGCCAGAATGTCCTGCTAACGCCATTTTTTCTGAAGATGAATTGCCAGAGGATCAGGAGGTTTTTGTTGAACTAAATAAAGATCTTTCTATGATCTGGCCTAATATTACTGAGAAAAAAGACGCGCTAAGTGATGCCACAGAATGGGACGGCGTTGAAGATAAACTAGAACATTTGGAAAGATAAGCCTGATGTCTAGAAATGAAAAAGCGACTAAAAGAGTCGCTTTTTTTAATGTCCTGATTTTTACATCCTGTATAGCCAAATCCTTCTTAGCTAACTATCGTCCTATGACCCATCCGTAACTGTCATTACTTCCTGTAAACAATCCCTTTCCATTACTACCGACATCCTATCAGTGTCCTGTCCGTAAAAAAGACAGCCTAAGCTGCCCTTTTTATGCCTAATTCCATTTAAGCATCTCATCCATTGAGTTAAACATCCTGTTGGTTTCATCCTGAAAACCAAACATCCTTGCTACATGGACATCATCCTAGACCATGCTTTTCCCAAAGAGTCATCCATTTCTCTGAACATCCCTGTTCATTCCTCAACACCTTCCATTGGCATTGTGCACTTCACTGTGCTTTTCATCCTTGAAACCGCTTGGATGACTTAAATTTAACAGCTTTTTACACAATTACAAAATATTACAAAATCCAATAAAATGAAAAATATCCTTATATTTCATATAGATAGATAATTTGAAGGAAATATATGACATTACATTACATAACAAAAAGAAAATGACTACAGGTATGTAGGATTATGACTACAAAAACCACAAAAGTATTAGGGAGATACTAAATTTGACTTAAGAATTCATCAGCCCATTTAAGAGATGCCAAATAAGTATTTTTTAAATCGTCAAAGTTTTGCTCATCAATAATGGCGTGTTGATTTGAGTACTTCTCCACTAAATCCAAAGTTTCACCAACCCGCCCCACACGATGGACAATGGCATTGATGAACTCATTGGGCAATGGTAATTCCCCCAACACTTTTTCTAACGGCATGCCAGTACATACATCCATCATGGAAAGCATGGCAGCTAAAAAATACTTATCTTGATTATCATATTGACGATGAAGTGCAAACAATTCTGCATGTTTCGCGCGAACCAAAATTTGCTCTAATAATGCATGTTGTTCACCAACCATTTCTGACATCAGCAAAAGATTCGTCAAACTTTTTAAGTTTTCTACACCAATGAGCATGATGGCAAGACGAACCGAATCCACAGAGACCACCAAACCAGTCATGGGGGAATTTAAATAACGCAGCAGCTTATGAACCAGACCAGCATCTTGACTAACAATTCTTTCAATATCATCAATATTAAGATTATTGGCATCTAATAATGAGGACATCAACCTCAATAAAGTCATGCTGTTTACCTTGCTTGAACGCGCCGTCATCAATTCCGGTTTCTCAAAAAAATAGCCTTGAAAATATTCCACGCCAAGCAAACGACAAAATTGATAGTCCTCCCAAGTCTCAACTTTCTCCGCAATCAACTCCACATTAAATCCACGCAGAGCTTCGACTTGCTGATGGAAGCCATCTTGACCCAGAGTCAAAATATCAAGTTTCACAAAGTCAGCCAATTCAACAAAGGGTGTTAATTTGCTTTCAAAAACAAAGTCATCCAAAGCCAAACAACAGCCGGCTTTTTTCCAACGTCTTAAGGAAGCCAATAAATTGGCATCAAAACCCGCACTTTCAAGTACTTCAACCACAACATTTTCACCATGAGTGGGAATACCGTTTGCGCTAAGTAGATAGGATCTTGGGAAGTTAATGAAAGCTTTGTTTGTTCCAACTAAGTTCTCCATACCAAGTTCAAACAAACTAGCAGAGACCACCTGAGCTGTCGCACCAACATCATCCATTACATCGGCACGATGCGCATGAGCACTTTCGCGATACAGTAGCTCATACCCCATCACCGCCAAATGAGCATCGACAATAGGCTGTCTTGCTACTGCCACATCGGAGTGAATGTAAGTTTCCTGCTCTGCCATAGATATTCCATCACTATCAAAAATAACCCGTAAACTCACAGTGTCTCAATATTGTCGCAAAATTGCCATTGGGTGAAGACAATATTCTTGGTAAGATGTGCGGCTATAATTAAGAAAAATCCTGTGGGGAAAATAATGCCAGTCTACCGTTCCAAAACCACCACCTCTGGCCGAAATATGGCCGGAGCTCGCGCTTTGTGGCGCGCAACAGGTATGAAAGACGACGATTTCCAAAAGCCTATCATAGCCGTTGCTAACTCATTTACACAATTTGTTCCTGGTCATGTTCACCTTAAGGATCTTGGTCAACTGGTTTGCCGTGAAATCGAAGAAGCAGGCGGCGTTGCCAAAGAGTTCAACACGATTGCGGTAGATGACGGTATTGCTATGGGTCATGACGGTATGCTTTATAGCTTACCATCTCGCGATTTAATTGCCGATTCTGTAGAGTACATGGTTAACGCTCACTGTGCTGATGCGCTGGTGTGTATTTCAAACTGTGACAAGATCACCCCAGGAATGCTCATGGCTGCCATGCGCTTGAACATTCCCGTTATCTTCGTATCTGGCGGCCCAATGGAAGCAGGTAAAACCAAACTATCTGAGCATAAACTGGATTTAGTGGATGCAATGGTTATCGCTGCGGATTCCTCAGCGTCAGATGAAAAAGTGGCTGAATATGAACGCTCGGCTTGCCCAACTTGTGGTTCTTGCTCGGGTATGTTTACCGCCAATTCAATGAACTGTCTAACAGAAGCCCTAGGTCTAAGCTTGCCGGGCAATGGTACTACCTTGGCAACACATTCTGATCGTCATCGTCTCTTCGTTGAAGCGGGACGTCGCATTGTGGAAATTACTAAGCGTTATTACGAAGACGAAGAATTGCATTGGGCACCACGTGCTATTGCCAGTTTTGAAGCCTTCGAAAACGCCATGACATTAGACATTGCTATGGGCGGTTCTACCAATACTATCCTGCATTTACTGGCAATTGCTCGTGAAGCCGGAGTGGACTTCACTATGGAAGACATTGATCGTTTATCGCGTCGAGTCCCACAATTATGTAAAGTGGCGCCAAACTCTCCACTGTATCATATTGAAGACGTACACAGAGCGGGTGGTATTTTTGCCTTGTTAGGTGAAATTGATCGAGCTGGCATTTTGCATAATCAATGTCATACCGTTCACTCTAAAACCATGGCAGAAGCCCTAGAAAAATGGGATATCATGCGAGCTCCAACACCTGAAGTGGTGGAATTTTTCAAAGCAGGCCCAGCAGGTATTCCAACGCAAACCGCTTTTAGTCAATCCACTCGTTGGCCAACCCTTGACGGTGATCGTGAAAATGGCTGTATTCGTTCCATTGAAAACGCTTTCTCACTAGAAGGTGGTCTTGCTGTACTTTATGGCAACATTGCACTAGATGGTTGTGTAGTAAAAAGTGCTGGTGTTGACGAATCTTGTTTGGTATTCGAAGGCCCTGCACACATAACCGAATCTCAAGATGAAGCGGTCAGCAATATCCTTGACGATAAGGTCAAAGCGGGTGAAGTGGTCATCGTTCGTTACGAAGGCCCTAAAGGTGGTCCTGGCATGCAAGAAATGCTCTATCCTACCTCTTACATTAAATCAAAGGGTCTGGGCAAAGCTTGTGCCTTGCTGACCGATGGTCGCTTCTCTGGCGGTACATCTGGTTTATCTATAGGGCATGTCTCACCCGAAGCCGCGGCAGGTGGAGCCATAGGTTTGGTTGAGAATGGCGATATCATTCGCATCGACATCCCAAATCGTACCATAAACGTGGTATTGAGCGATGAGGAGTTAGCAACACGTCGCGCAGCCATGGAAGCCAAGGGGGCAGCGGCTTGGAAACCTGAGCAAGAGCGCCCTCGTAAAGTATCACCAGCACTAAAAGTCTATGCGCACTTTGCTACCAGTGCCGATAAAGGTGCGGTAAGAGACTTGAGTCAACTCGACTAATTGTTCGTCGATGCTTTTAAGGCCGCTAAAGACAGCGGCCTTTTTTAATTAATTAGGAAACAAAATGCTGAGTTATCGCCATATATACCACGCAGGTAATCACGCTGATATTCTGAAACACGTTACAGTGAGCCAGATTTGTCGTCATTTTATAAAAAAAGAGACGCCTTTCTTTTACTTGGACACTCACGCGGGTATCGGCCAATACGAGCTGACCTCTGATCAGGCACAAAAGAATAAAGAATTTCATTCTGGTATCAGCCGTTTACTTCAGCAAGAACAACTACCTAATGCCGTTGAAGGGCTAATGGACATAGTTAGAGATATGAATGATGCTAATAATTTAGCATGGTATCCAGGTAGCCCTAAGGTCGTAGATTATTACACCCGTCAAAAAGACAAGTTACACCTGTGCGAGTTGCATCCGAATGACTTTCCTCTTCTAGCAGCCTTGTTTCCCCATAAACGAAAAGCTAACGTGGTAAAAGAGAATGGTTTTGCAGCCGTTAAAGCCATGCTACCACCACCGCAAAAGCGCGGTTTTGTATTAATGGATCCACCTTATGAAGTCAAAAAAGATTACGACTATGTGGTTCAAGCATTAACAGAAGGTCATAAACGCTTTCCACAAGGCACTTACGCCATCTGGTATCCTGTCTTGACTCGCCAACAAGTCGATAAGCTTCTAAAATCAGTAAAGGCGACAGAGATTCGGAATGTGTTATTGTTGGAACTCTGTGTACGTGATTCAGAAAAACAACGCGGTATGTCCGGCAGTGGAATGATCATTGTTAATCCACCTTGGACTCTAGAAAAAGACGCTGAGGAATTTTTACCCTTTTTAAAAAATGTCTTAGCAGAAGACAATGCTGCCGCCTTCCAAATCACTTGGATCACCCCAGAATAAACCGTTTTGTATAGGGAGAGTCCCATGACCACAGCTTTTGAACAAGCCTTCAAACACATGCCTACCCCAGCTTTTATTCTAGAAAGTCAGACTGGGGAGCTAATCTCGTACAATCAAAATTTTCAAACTTTCTTTGAAAACTGGAATGCCACACCTCCGGATTCTTGGATGTCGCTAAGTGAAGAAGCACAATCCAAGCAAGACTGGCAGCAGCTATGCGACAAAATAAAAATAGGTAGCATTGAGCGTTGTGAAACCTTAATACGTGTTGGTAACAAGCTGGTTAATACCCAACTGGATATGCAAAACTTAGGGGATACAATTCTGGCCTGTGTTTACCATACAGACCACATGGACTTAACTGCAGCGGAAAATACCTTATTAAAGTTTGCTTTAACAGAGTCATCTGCTGGGTTATGGATTTGGGAAACCGAATCGGACTTAGTATCATGCTCTAAATCAATCGCGAATCTTTTAAAGTGCAAAGTAGAAGACACCCCAAAGTCGACGGCAGAGTGGCATAAACTGGTACACCCAGACGATGTGAAACAACTGGCAGCGGTCGTCGACGAACATGTAGCATTAAATCAAGATTACTACGAAGCAGAATATCGTATTTTAACCGGTAATCAAGACTATTTATGGGTCAAAGAACGCGGTCGAACTTATACTAAAACAGCTAACAACAAAACCAAAAAAGTCATAGGATTTGTGGTCGATATTAGCCATCAAAAAGCCTTAGAAGAACACCTTCGAAATCAAGCCACATTTGATGAGCTTACCGGTTTATTAACACGTAGCGCAGCGCTCACCCATTTTAAAAAACAACTTGGATTGGCGAAACGTCAGTACACACCTCTTACCATGGCTAAAATCCATTTGGATGCCCATAATCGTCTTAGTGAATTGACTATGGAAGCGCGTAATATTGCCATTCAAACATCGGCACGTTACATCTATAAAAAAATTCGAGAGGCAGACGTATTAGCTCGTGTTGAAGCAAACAAATTGCTATTGCTGCTGCCCAATACCAGTGTGAAAGATGCCAACACACTATTAACTAGTATCATCAATCCAAAAGCTGATGAAGAAGCCATTTTGGCTGCAGGAAATTCCAGCCCAGCCGATTTCTGTATCGGTATTGCCGCCTTCCCTGAAGATGGTGAGAGCATTGAAGAACTGGCCCTCAGCGCTAATCAAGCGGTGGAACAGGGTCAACAAAAACACACCCAAATCATTGTTAATGAATCATAAAAAAAAGCGCCACTTAGGCGCTTTTTGAACCATACCTATAAACTTAGTGACTCATTCCCCTTGCAGGGTCAACAAAATTCTGCGTGGCCCGCCGTGATCTCTGTGTTCACCCAGATAAATTCCCTGCCAAGTACCAAGCCGCAATTGTTGGTTGGTGACAGGAATGGTCAGACTGGAACCCAGCATACTGGCTTTAATGTGTGCCGGCATATCATCACTGCCTTCGTAAACATGCTCATAATAAGGTTGATCTTCTGGCACCATATGAGAAAAATGTTTTTCCATGTCTCGCCTTACCGAAGGATCCGCGTTTTCATTTATGGTTAAAGACGCCGAAGTATGCAACAACTGAATATGCAGCAAGCCTACTTTAACCTTCGACAAGCTGAACAAGGCTTCCTCAACCTGCTGAGTAATAAGATGAAAACCACGCGAAAAACGCGGCAATTGAAGTTCAACTTGCTGCCACATAATCATTTCTTACCATTAGTTTTTTGGTAAACCGAAAAGCGATAATCATAAGGATTGTGACCTTCAGCAACAAAGTTTTCTTCGGCCATCAAGGTAAAAGATGGCCAGTCTACTTCAGGAAAAAAGGCATCCCCTGCGACTTCTGCATCCACATGAGTAATGTACAAGCGATCGGCTTTTGGTAAAGCCAATTCATAAATCTGCGCTCCACCTATCACCATAACTTCTTCTTGCCCATTCACTAGACAAATATCCTCTCCCAATGCAATGGCTTGCTCTAATGAAGACACCACATCAATACCTTCCGCTTGATATTTGTCATCACGAGTGATCACAATATTGCGACGACCAGGCAAAGGTTTACCAATGGATTCAAACGTTTTTCGCCCCATGACAATTGGCTTCCCCATGGTTGCCTGCTTGAAATATTTTAAATCATTTGGCAAATGCCAAGGCAACGCATTGTTAATACCAATGGTTCGGTTGGTCGACATGGCGACAATCAGTGACAACATAAGGATACCTTTTCAATCTATGCCGGATGAATCCAAGCCTGATATAATCTCAGCCAAGTATTATACCTATGGCAGACTAGATTGCATTGCTCAAATCTGCCATAAACCAATTTAAGCAGAGGCCTTATGAATCAATATTTGGACCTGTGTCAGCGCATTGTTGATCAGGGAGTGTGGGTAGACAACGAAAGAACTGGAAAACGATGCTTAACCGTGATTAATGCGGACTTAACCTATGACGTAGGTAAGGGTGAATTTCCCTTGGTTACCACACGCAAGAGTTACTGGAAGTCAGCCATTGCTGAAATCATCGGCTACTTAAGAGGCTATGACAATGCCGCTGATTTCC
The window above is part of the Marinomonas sp. THO17 genome. Proteins encoded here:
- the recA gene encoding recombinase RecA, which gives rise to MSSIADNKKKALDAALSQIERQFGKGAIMKMGEGTKLDIETVSTGSLGLDIALGAGGLPYGRICEIYGPESSGKTTLTLSVIAEAQKQGKTCAFIDAEHALDPSYAEKLGVNLEELLISQPDTGEQALEIVDMLVRSNSVDVVIVDSVAALVPKSEIEGEMGSSSVGVQARLLSQAMRKLTGSIKNANCLVVFINQIRMKIGVMFGSPETTTGGNALKFYSSVRLDIRRIGSVKQGDEVIGNETRVKVVKNKISPPFKQTEFQIMYGAGIYRMGEVIDLGVKQGLIDKSGAWYAYGGNKIGQGKANAAQFLSENSEVAEEIEAKIREALLPKNSKADTSAEAEETEQLDF
- a CDS encoding nicotinamide-nucleotide amidohydrolase family protein, producing the protein MKHEQEMLQLAQQVGELLSEKNWQLVTAESCTGGLIGATCTEISGSSVWFYGGVISYANEAKQQGLSVNAETLAQYGAVSEQTVKQMCAGALLLGGDVAVAVSGVAGPNGGTPEKPVGCVYIGWQLADREVQVKRFQFHGDRKAIREATVLEALQGVKTCLTKSK
- the mutS gene encoding DNA mismatch repair protein MutS — its product is MSKSAADSHTPMMRQYFGLKSQHPNQLLFYRMGDFYELFYDDAKRAAQLLDITLTARGHSGGQPIPMAGIPFHAAENYIARLVRMGESVVVAEQTGDPATSKGPVERQIARIVTPGTISDEAFLEEKRENLLLSIAHQSRKGLDIFGFSYLDMASGRFCLFEVDGYETLSNELQRLSPREILISEDFPARHALQMEKGVAELGPWHFDYESSYRQLIQQFNTKDLSGFGCEALTSAIASAGALLQYAKDTQRSALPHIQAIMVEHKDDSVLIDAATRRNLEIDVNLTGGSNNTLIQVLDQCATPMGSRLLKRWLHTPVRDIDEIQARQAAIAELNTNYLYQTLQPSLKQVGDLERILSRVALRSARPRDLLRLRFALEAIPQLRQEMQGIICSRLEQLNKRINEQPELTATLSKALVENPPSVVRDGGIFAKGYDAELDELLSLSTNATDFLAEMERSEKERTGISSLKVGFNRVHGYYIEISRLHSEQAPVEYIRRQTLKNAERFITPELKSFEDKALSAKSKALAREKELYEDLLDQLNAKLGELQTSSQAIAQLDVLNNFAERADQLNLTQPELHQGRGIDIKAGRHPVVESVISEPFVPNDLSLNDERSLLMITGPNMGGKSTYMRQIALISLLAHTGCFVPAESAKIAILDRIFTRMGSSDDLAGGRSTFMVEMTETANILNNATEKSLVLMDEVGRGTSTFDGLSLAWAAVEHLAQELKCYVLFATHYFELTGLAEQLTNAANVHLTATEYEDEIVFLHKVHDGPASQSYGLQVAQLAGVPKSVIQEAKIKLAELEAVTGIEADSSSTKTQPIPTKASTVYSPQQPDLFAHAEQNELKEALAKLDLDNMTPIEALNRLYKLKSEL
- the fdxA gene encoding ferredoxin FdxA, with protein sequence MAFIVTDNCIRCKYTDCVEVCPVDCFYEGPNFLAINPDECIDCALCEPECPANAIFSEDELPEDQEVFVELNKDLSMIWPNITEKKDALSDATEWDGVEDKLEHLER
- a CDS encoding HDOD domain-containing protein, whose protein sequence is MAEQETYIHSDVAVARQPIVDAHLAVMGYELLYRESAHAHRADVMDDVGATAQVVSASLFELGMENLVGTNKAFINFPRSYLLSANGIPTHGENVVVEVLESAGFDANLLASLRRWKKAGCCLALDDFVFESKLTPFVELADFVKLDILTLGQDGFHQQVEALRGFNVELIAEKVETWEDYQFCRLLGVEYFQGYFFEKPELMTARSSKVNSMTLLRLMSSLLDANNLNIDDIERIVSQDAGLVHKLLRYLNSPMTGLVVSVDSVRLAIMLIGVENLKSLTNLLLMSEMVGEQHALLEQILVRAKHAELFALHRQYDNQDKYFLAAMLSMMDVCTGMPLEKVLGELPLPNEFINAIVHRVGRVGETLDLVEKYSNQHAIIDEQNFDDLKNTYLASLKWADEFLSQI
- the ilvD gene encoding dihydroxy-acid dehydratase gives rise to the protein MPVYRSKTTTSGRNMAGARALWRATGMKDDDFQKPIIAVANSFTQFVPGHVHLKDLGQLVCREIEEAGGVAKEFNTIAVDDGIAMGHDGMLYSLPSRDLIADSVEYMVNAHCADALVCISNCDKITPGMLMAAMRLNIPVIFVSGGPMEAGKTKLSEHKLDLVDAMVIAADSSASDEKVAEYERSACPTCGSCSGMFTANSMNCLTEALGLSLPGNGTTLATHSDRHRLFVEAGRRIVEITKRYYEDEELHWAPRAIASFEAFENAMTLDIAMGGSTNTILHLLAIAREAGVDFTMEDIDRLSRRVPQLCKVAPNSPLYHIEDVHRAGGIFALLGEIDRAGILHNQCHTVHSKTMAEALEKWDIMRAPTPEVVEFFKAGPAGIPTQTAFSQSTRWPTLDGDRENGCIRSIENAFSLEGGLAVLYGNIALDGCVVKSAGVDESCLVFEGPAHITESQDEAVSNILDDKVKAGEVVIVRYEGPKGGPGMQEMLYPTSYIKSKGLGKACALLTDGRFSGGTSGLSIGHVSPEAAAGGAIGLVENGDIIRIDIPNRTINVVLSDEELATRRAAMEAKGAAAWKPEQERPRKVSPALKVYAHFATSADKGAVRDLSQLD
- the rlmJ gene encoding 23S rRNA (adenine(2030)-N(6))-methyltransferase RlmJ, with the translated sequence MLSYRHIYHAGNHADILKHVTVSQICRHFIKKETPFFYLDTHAGIGQYELTSDQAQKNKEFHSGISRLLQQEQLPNAVEGLMDIVRDMNDANNLAWYPGSPKVVDYYTRQKDKLHLCELHPNDFPLLAALFPHKRKANVVKENGFAAVKAMLPPPQKRGFVLMDPPYEVKKDYDYVVQALTEGHKRFPQGTYAIWYPVLTRQQVDKLLKSVKATEIRNVLLLELCVRDSEKQRGMSGSGMIIVNPPWTLEKDAEEFLPFLKNVLAEDNAAAFQITWITPE
- a CDS encoding diguanylate cyclase — protein: MTTAFEQAFKHMPTPAFILESQTGELISYNQNFQTFFENWNATPPDSWMSLSEEAQSKQDWQQLCDKIKIGSIERCETLIRVGNKLVNTQLDMQNLGDTILACVYHTDHMDLTAAENTLLKFALTESSAGLWIWETESDLVSCSKSIANLLKCKVEDTPKSTAEWHKLVHPDDVKQLAAVVDEHVALNQDYYEAEYRILTGNQDYLWVKERGRTYTKTANNKTKKVIGFVVDISHQKALEEHLRNQATFDELTGLLTRSAALTHFKKQLGLAKRQYTPLTMAKIHLDAHNRLSELTMEARNIAIQTSARYIYKKIREADVLARVEANKLLLLLPNTSVKDANTLLTSIINPKADEEAILAAGNSSPADFCIGIAAFPEDGESIEELALSANQAVEQGQQKHTQIIVNES
- a CDS encoding secondary thiamine-phosphate synthase enzyme YjbQ; this translates as MWQQVELQLPRFSRGFHLITQQVEEALFSLSKVKVGLLHIQLLHTSASLTINENADPSVRRDMEKHFSHMVPEDQPYYEHVYEGSDDMPAHIKASMLGSSLTIPVTNQQLRLGTWQGIYLGEHRDHGGPRRILLTLQGE